One window of the Phycodurus eques isolate BA_2022a chromosome 7, UOR_Pequ_1.1, whole genome shotgun sequence genome contains the following:
- the LOC133405436 gene encoding uncharacterized protein LOC133405436 isoform X1, whose translation MASSWQDEDEDFKVGGARGLGSRPRFSFSEIKMLLQEVRRNRYILLRKFNHGVSAEAKKQKWAEITDQINGLGENRREVRQIMKKWADLKCDGKRRLALLRAPNGSAGRRKRKSLDSVEKMVHGILLMSPTGDVVSDVDGEDEDSKSCAPGSDDASRCYSYLDANNGSLSLPGGLSLDFSPLSSPDKELSGDAFRSSDDDAEPSMDCDDNSTFSVQSSFAPPKLVHTYSRHNRNAVSTASKEGDADSSPASPPPHSSAAFPAVSSSSSPSLLPPADDDSSRPAASSRSSDRRPRAERSPGPDAGAARPDAGAARPDPLPSGTAGRPAPAGLAQLACHSVRQQRASRQLLASVSRSLEALAQSLRALVESQQEFVKQSLTLQRETLGVLKTFSGAALAVLRDAKTQGPALRPDKMGDMSA comes from the exons ATGGCGAGCTCCTGgcaggacgaggacgaggacttCAAGGTGGGCGGAGCCAGGGGGCTCGGCTCCAGGCCCAGATTCTCCTTCTCGGAGATCAAGATGCTGCTGCAGGAGGTCAGGAGGAACAGATACATCCTCCTCA GGAAATTTAATCACGGCGTGTCGGCAGAAGCCAAGAAACAAAAGTGGGCCGAGATCACGGATCAGATCAACGGCCTGGGAGAGAACCGCAGAGAG GTACGTCAGATCATGAAGAAGTGGGCGGACCTCAAATGTGACGGGAAGCGCCGACTGGCTCTCCTGCGAGCTCCCAACGGCTCGGCGGGGAGGAGAAAGAGGAAGTCTCTGGACTCTGTGGAGAAGATGGTCCACGGGATCCTGCTGATGAGTCCCACAGGAG ACGTTGTCAGCGACGTGGACGGCGAAGACGAGGACTCCAAGTCGTGCGCTCCGGGAAGCGACGACGCCAGCCGCTGCTACTCGTACCTGGACGCCAACAACGGCTCGCTGTCCCTTCCCGGAGGACTTTCCCTGGACTTCTCTCCGCTGTCGTCGCCCGACAAGGAGCTGAGCG GAGACGCCTTCCGCTCATCGGACGACGACGCCG AACCTTCCATGGACTGTGACGACAACTCCACCTTCTCCGTCCAGTCGTCCTTCGCTCCGCCCAAGCTGGTCCACACGTACTCCCGACACAACCGCAACGCCGTCAGCACCGCCTCAAAAGAGGGCGACGCCGACTCGTCCCCCGCTTCGCCGCCGCCGCACTCGAGCGCCGCCTTCCCCGCCGTCTCTTCCTCGTCCTCCCCCTCGCTTCTTCCTCCCGCCGACGACGACTCCTCCCGGCCGGCGGCCTCCTCGCGCTCGTCCGACCGGCGCCCGCGCGCCGAGCGCTCGCCGGGACCGGACGCCGGCGCCGCGCGGCCCGATGCCGGCGCCGCGCGGCCCGACCCGCTCCCGTCCGGCACCGCCGGCCGTCCGGCGCCGGCCGGCTTGGCGCAGCTGGCGTGTCACAGCGTGCGGCAGCAGCGCGCCAGTCGGCAGCTGCTGGCGTCGGTGTCGCGCTCGTTGGAGGCGCTGGCGCAGTCGCTGCGGGCGCTGGTGGAGAGCCAGCAGGAGTTTGTCAAGCAGTCGCTGACGTTGCAGCGGGAGACGCTCGGCGTGCTCAAGACCTTCTCGGGCGCCGCGCTCGCCGTGCTGAGAGACGCCAAGACGCAAGGCCCCGCGCTGCGGCCCGACAAGATGGGCGACATGAGCGCGTGA
- the LOC133405436 gene encoding uncharacterized protein LOC133405436 isoform X2: MSFPRPSLIGRLPESESEKVRQIMKKWADLKCDGKRRLALLRAPNGSAGRRKRKSLDSVEKMVHGILLMSPTGDVVSDVDGEDEDSKSCAPGSDDASRCYSYLDANNGSLSLPGGLSLDFSPLSSPDKELSGDAFRSSDDDAEPSMDCDDNSTFSVQSSFAPPKLVHTYSRHNRNAVSTASKEGDADSSPASPPPHSSAAFPAVSSSSSPSLLPPADDDSSRPAASSRSSDRRPRAERSPGPDAGAARPDAGAARPDPLPSGTAGRPAPAGLAQLACHSVRQQRASRQLLASVSRSLEALAQSLRALVESQQEFVKQSLTLQRETLGVLKTFSGAALAVLRDAKTQGPALRPDKMGDMSA, encoded by the exons ATGTCATTTCCGCGGCCGAGCTTGATTGGCCGTCTGCctgaaagtgaaagtgaaaag GTACGTCAGATCATGAAGAAGTGGGCGGACCTCAAATGTGACGGGAAGCGCCGACTGGCTCTCCTGCGAGCTCCCAACGGCTCGGCGGGGAGGAGAAAGAGGAAGTCTCTGGACTCTGTGGAGAAGATGGTCCACGGGATCCTGCTGATGAGTCCCACAGGAG ACGTTGTCAGCGACGTGGACGGCGAAGACGAGGACTCCAAGTCGTGCGCTCCGGGAAGCGACGACGCCAGCCGCTGCTACTCGTACCTGGACGCCAACAACGGCTCGCTGTCCCTTCCCGGAGGACTTTCCCTGGACTTCTCTCCGCTGTCGTCGCCCGACAAGGAGCTGAGCG GAGACGCCTTCCGCTCATCGGACGACGACGCCG AACCTTCCATGGACTGTGACGACAACTCCACCTTCTCCGTCCAGTCGTCCTTCGCTCCGCCCAAGCTGGTCCACACGTACTCCCGACACAACCGCAACGCCGTCAGCACCGCCTCAAAAGAGGGCGACGCCGACTCGTCCCCCGCTTCGCCGCCGCCGCACTCGAGCGCCGCCTTCCCCGCCGTCTCTTCCTCGTCCTCCCCCTCGCTTCTTCCTCCCGCCGACGACGACTCCTCCCGGCCGGCGGCCTCCTCGCGCTCGTCCGACCGGCGCCCGCGCGCCGAGCGCTCGCCGGGACCGGACGCCGGCGCCGCGCGGCCCGATGCCGGCGCCGCGCGGCCCGACCCGCTCCCGTCCGGCACCGCCGGCCGTCCGGCGCCGGCCGGCTTGGCGCAGCTGGCGTGTCACAGCGTGCGGCAGCAGCGCGCCAGTCGGCAGCTGCTGGCGTCGGTGTCGCGCTCGTTGGAGGCGCTGGCGCAGTCGCTGCGGGCGCTGGTGGAGAGCCAGCAGGAGTTTGTCAAGCAGTCGCTGACGTTGCAGCGGGAGACGCTCGGCGTGCTCAAGACCTTCTCGGGCGCCGCGCTCGCCGTGCTGAGAGACGCCAAGACGCAAGGCCCCGCGCTGCGGCCCGACAAGATGGGCGACATGAGCGCGTGA